DNA sequence from the Synergistaceae bacterium genome:
TATTATTTCATTCTGATCGTGGAACACAATATACTTCTGATGAATTCCAACAATTACTCGATAGCATAAATTTTTCACAATCGCTCTCAAATACTGCTTGTCCATATGATAATGCAGTTGTAGAGTCAAAAAAGAGAAAATAAGCAGGCGAAAGTTTTTGCAATTAAAAGACGTAAAGCACTCTATAATGTCGTATATTGACGGATTTTATAATACTAAGCGTCCTCATAGTGCCAATAATGGACTTTCTCCTAATAAGAAAGAAGCAAAATCCTGGACAAAAAATTAACTAATCTTAGTTTTTTATGTCCACTTTATTGACTATTATCCAGCCAATTACTGCGAG
Encoded proteins:
- a CDS encoding transposase family protein codes for the protein LFHSDRGTQYTSDEFQQLLDSINFSQSLSNTACPYDNAVVESKKRK